The Ignavibacteria bacterium genome contains the following window.
CTTTAGAAGAACTTCAAATATTTTTTGAAGAGATTAATGAAGATAAATTCAGAGCCACTCAGGTTTTTCAGTGGCTTTATCAGAAACGCGTCTCTTCATTTGATGAAATGACAAATCTTTCCAAATCCCTCAGAAACAAACTAAAACAAATCGCAAGTATTGATCAATTGAAACTTGTTGAGACGCAGACTTCATCTAAAACTTCGACAACGAAATTTGTCTTTCAATGCGAAGATGGTTCATTGATTGAATCGGTTTTAATTCCAGATCAGGATAGATTAACATTATGTTTATCAACGCAGGTCGGTTGTCCTCTTGATTGTCAATTCTGTGCAACTGGTCAGATGGGTTACAAAAGAAATTTAAGTGTTTACGAAATTATTGATCAATTTATCCAGACAAGTAATTACTCAGATCGTCCTATAACTAACATCGTTTATATGGGAATGGGTGAACCTTTCCTGAATTATGAAAACACAATCAAATCACTTTCTATTTTCTCTTCTGATCTAGCGTTTGATATCTCAGCAAAAAAAATCACCGTTTCAACTGCTGGAATTCCTGATAAAATAATTGACTTTGCTCATCAACCATTTAAAGGCAAACTTGCATTTTCTCTCCATTCAACCGATGAAGAAGTAAGATCACTTATAATGCCAATCAACAAAAAGTATTCACTTAAACAAAACATCGAAGCTCTTGAATATTTTTACAAACAAACGAAGCGACGAATAACTTTTGAATATATTTTGTTAAAAGGAATTAATGACTCTGATAAAGATATTCAAGGATTGGTTAAACTCTGTCGAAGAATTCCAAGCAAAATAAATATCATTCCTTTTAATTCAATTGCCCATACAAATCCAAAAGGACTCGGCGCAACACTCGAACCAACTTCTCAAGAAGAGTTTGATGAGTTTGTTGAAAAATTAAGAAGAAATAATATCACCGTTTTTGTTCGAAACACAAAAGGCAGCGATATCGCTGGCGCCTGCGGACAACTTGCAACAAAAATTATTCGCAAATCTCAACTAAAACAATCAATTTGATTCAGGAGAAACAAATGGAAAAAGAGAAGACTCGAATTGCTCTGATTCAAATGTCAATGGAAGAGAACACCTCAAAAAATTTAAACAAAGCAAAAGAATTTGTTACTCAAGCTGCAAAAAATGGTGCAAAAATTATTTGTCTCCCAGAAATGTATAAGTCACTTTATTTCTGTCAGAAAGAAGAACACGAGTTCTTTAAACTTGCTGAAAAGCTTGAAGGCGAATCTTTTGAAGTTTTTTCAAAAATTTCAAAAAAATTTAAAGCCATTATAATTGTTCCAATTTTTGAAAAAAGGACAAATGGATTGTATCACAATAGTTTGATTGTAATTAATGAGAAAGGCGAACTGACAGGATTTTACAGGAAAATGCATATTCCTGATGATCCGCTTTACTACGAAAAATTTTATTTCACTCCTGGAGATACAGGCTTCAAGTCTTTTAATACAAAGTACGGAAAGATTGGAACATTAATATGCTGGGATCAATGGTTTCCTGAAGGAGCGAGAATTACTGCACTAAAAGGTGCCGAAATTTTATTGTATCCAACTGCAATTGGCTGGCATCCTTCGGAGAAAGAAAAATACGGTCAAGCACAAAGAGAAAGCTGGATGATAATCCAGAGAAGTCACGCAATTGCAAATGGAGTTTTTATTGCAGCAGTTAATAGAGTAGGATTTGAAAAAGTTGATGAAAAAAGTGATGGAATAATTTTCTGGGGCTCTTCATTCGTCTGTGATCCACAAGGGAAGATCATTGTTCAAGCATCTGAAGATAAAGAAGAGATAATTTATGCTGATGTTGACTTCAATAAAGTTGATGTCTTTAGAACTCACTGGCCCTTTCTTCGCGACAGAAGAATTGACGCTTATGATGATATAACAAAAAGATTTGTCGATTAAATGATTAATAAGAATTTCTGAATTCTCTAATTTCTTTTTAAATCATCATATCAATTATTGAAAACTTACATGAAGGTAAAAAACATGAAATTTCGATTACCAGCAGAGTGGGAAACACACGAAGCAACCTGGATAGGTTGGCCCTACAATAAAAATGATTGGCCCGGTAAATTCAGTCCAATTCCTTATGTGTTCGCCGAAATCGTAAAAAAACTAGTTGAAGGTGAACAGGTTTATATAATTGTTCAAAATGAAAATCATAAAAAATCAGCAATTCAAATTTTAAAGAAAGTTGGAGTTGATTTCTCTCAAATTTCCTTTGTAACTGCAAAAACTGATAGAAACTGGCTGCGTGATGCAGCACCTTTTTTTGTAAAGAACGAATCCGGTAAAGTCGTTCCAGTAAAATTTAATTTTAATGCCTGGGCTAAGTACAAAAATTTCAAACTTGATCGAAAAATTCCTGAAGTGATTTCAAAAGTTATCGGTAAAGAACTTGTTGATGCGACTTACAAAAACAATTTAGTTACCCTTGAAGGTGGTGCAATTGATACAAATGGTAGAGGGTCTCTCATCACAACTGAAGAATGTTTGCTGGATAAAAAAACGCAAACAAGAAATCCCGGCTTTACAAAATCCGACTATCAAAAAGTTTTCGAGAAATATCTTGGTATAAAAAACATCATCTGGCTAAAAAAAGGAATTGTTGGTGATGATACACACGGACACATTGATGATGTCTGTCGCTTTGTTAATGAAAAAACTTTACTTCTCTGCATTGAAAACAATCCCTATGATGAAAATTATAAAATCTTAAACGAGAACAAAGAAATTTTGCAAGATGCCCGTCTCGAAGATGGAAGCAAAGTAGAAGTGATTGAATTACCTATGCCAGAACCATTATATTTTGAAGGACAAAGACTTCCTGCAAGTTATGCAAATTTCTACATCTCAAATTCTTATGTCTTAGTTCCCACTTTTAATGATGTAAAAGACCGAGTTGCGCTTGGAATTTTAAGCGAATTATTCCGCGATCGAAAAGTTGTGGGAATTCATTCAGTAGATTTGGTCTGGGGACTTGGAACAATTCACTGTCTTACTCATGAACAACCAGCAGTATTAATATGATGTGGATACCATTAGCATTTGGTGTTGCACTTTTTGATTCTCTTAAAAATGTTCTTGCAAAACACACATTAAAAGATATTGATGAATATACAGTCGCCTGGGCAAATTCATTTTTTTCTGCAATATTTTTAATCCCAATTCTATTCTTCGAACTTCCTGAAATCAAACCAATGTTTTTTGTTGGGCTAATTGTCAGCGGAACACTCAATATTTTAGCTTTGATTTTTTTTATGAAGTCGATTAAAAGTGGAGACCTTTCGAATACTGTTCCGCTTACAACTTTATCTCCTCTTCTGTTGTTGATCACATCACCGATCATTGTTGGGGAATTCCCCTCGTTTCAAGGTATGCTGGGAATGATAGCAATTGTAGTTGGTGCTTATCTTTTAAATTTCAAACAAGATCAAAAAGATTTTTTGAGTCCCTTTAGATCAATCTTTAAGGAGAAAGGTCCGAGATATATGCTTTTGGTTGTTTTAATCTGGGCAATTACTGCAAACTTTGACAAGATCGGCGTTGTGAATTCTTCACCTCTTTTCTATTCATTTTCTGTTCAGTTGTATATTGGTGTTTTAATGTTGACTGTAGTAATTCCACGATTCGTAAGAAATCCAAATCCGATAAATAGAAATCTTAAATCTTTAATTGGAGTTGGTTTCCTTTCTACATTAACAATAATCTGTCATATGCTTGCGATCAGTTTGACAATAGTACCGTATGTAATTTCAATCAAGCGGACGAACTCTATCTTAAGTGTCGTTTTCGGTAGATTATTTTTTAAAGAAGGATACATGAAGGAAAGATTTTCTGCAGCTGTTTTAATGTTTATTGGGGTTTTATTAATTACATTTTCTTAAGATTTGAATTTTCACTCTTCATCATTAATTATCCAGATGGATAAGCGCAAAATTTTCAAAGTCGATTTAAGCAACCCGCCTGAAGTATTTTAAAGAAGGAAATTCAGAATAGTTAAATGGGATTAATTTTTTTTAGTTGGTTGTACATTAGACCTTTTATAATTATCGCTTAAATCTTTTGATAGGAATTAAAAGAAATTCTACTTAATACATTTCAGGGAAGAATGGATCGGACCGGTCTAATCATTAATCAATCAAGCTTCACTCATTCAAAGAAAAATAAATAGTACCATTTTCTTCTTGATGCAAAAACAAAACACCCAGTCTGACAAGTTTAACTAAAATTCTTTGAGCTCTTCTTTCAGAAATATTAACAAGCCGGCAGAATTCCCGTGTATTAATTCTTTCATTTTTTTCAAGATAATCAAACAACGCTTTCTCTTTTTTACCGAGACGGAATTCTGTTTCATTATCATCATTGTAACTTGTATGCAAAAGTTTGATCATCTCCTTAGATGCTTGAACCGATTTCGATTTCATTCTTATAAAAACTTTCGCAGTCCTGTAATTCAAGTTCGGTTGATAGTCCTGAATACGATGCGGCTTTTTTAAGCTTTCTTTTACTTCACCAATTACAACATCTTTACCGTCTATTTCAAGGACATAAACTCTCAAATCGATCTCTGGTTCACAATAATTTTTAGTTGTTTCGAGTAGCAATTCTTCCGTCTCTTTTTCACTTTTCACACCAACTATTTCACCGTTATCATCAACACCAAAGAAAATTAATCCACCTTTTGAATTGGCAAATGCGATAAGCTCTCGAGCAATTTTTTCAAAGGTGGTGAATTTTCTTTTGAATTCAACTTTTGAACTCTCACCTTCCGAAATTAATCTTAATGCTTCTTGTTCGTTAAGTTCGATATTCATTTTCATTCTGGTAAAATTGCTGATGACATTCGACTTAAAGCTAAATTCTTTCTTCTAATGACAAAACGACTGTTATCATTTGGTTTGTGTTTTAATGGTGAAGGTAAAATTGCAATTATTCTTGCAACTTGATCACGATTTAATTTATCTAAATCAGTATTAAAAAATTTTCTACTCGATGCTTGAATTCCGAAAATCCCCTCACCAAGCTCTACTATATTAAGATAATGTTCAAGAATAGTTTGTTTAGGAAGCTCTTTTTCCATTCTAATTGCAGCTAAAATTTCTTTTGCTTTTCTAAAATAACTTCTTTGCGTGGTGAAATAAATATTTTTTGCAGTTTGCATTGTGATTGTACTTCCGCCGCGTACAATTTTACCTCGTCTTAAATTAATTCGAGATGCAAGTTGAAGGCTTTCCCAGTCAATTCCTCGATGAGATGCAAAACCATCATCTTCCATTACCAGTGCTGCTTGTTTGAATGAAACTGGAATTCTATCGTAGGATATCCAATGTTGTGCTGGATAAAATATCAAAAAATTTTCTAATGCCCGTTGTTCCATTACTCCCGAAATCCTTGTCCTGGTAATTTCAAGTGAGGGGATATGAAATGAAGGAATAGCGATGTAAAAAATAAGAATAGAAAAAATTACTAAAAATTTTAATCGCGACTGTTCAAATTTCTCTTTCAAAAAGAGATAAAGGAATTCAATCTCAAGTTTTTTGTCAAAATACTCATTCACTTTCGTCTTATTCGATTATTTTCCTGTTCTTTTCGAATTGTTGAGTCTGGTTTAATTTGTTCTTCAATTTTTAGTTCTGGGTTCTCTTTCTTTTCGTCATTCTCTAAGATTTGATTCTCATCTGGTTTTGTTTCAGGTTTTTTATTTGAATTTTCAATACTATCCTGAATAGCTTTTCGCTCCATTTCTTTGCGCTGTAGTTCACTTTCATAAGCGATTAACTTTGAATTGATTCTCTGAGTATATAGAGATTGTGGAAATTTTTCCTTCAGTTGTTTATAAACAGAGTAAGCCGAATCAAATTGAGATAATTTATTTTCATAAATGTAACCAATCATTAAAAGAGATTTTGGTGCATAATCTGTTTTTTCGTACTCATTATAAATTTCTTGTAATTTATTGATTGCTTCTTTGTATTTCTTTTGCTCAACTAAATTTTCAGCTTCTCGATATTTTAGATCTGGTAAATCTTTACTTCCAACTTTTATCGGTAGCTTCAATTTTTTTGCAGCTATTTTAGAAATTTCGGTATCGATAAAGTTTTCATAAATATATTGATAAAGACTATCAGCTTTTTCTTTTTCACCTTTGATCTCATAATAACTAGCTAAAGCATAGATAGCTCTCTCACTAAAATCTTTATCAGGATATTTTTCAACTATTGATTTTAAATGGACATAAGCAGAGTCGGGCTTTTCATAATCAATCATAAATAATGTAGCCAGATCAAATTTCAATCGAGCTATGTTGACTTCGAGTGAGTCTGCTGTTTTTAAATTAGCCTGATATGTGAGTGAATCTCGTTTCAATTTTTCAGCATACAAACTATCTGCTCGTTTTTTTTCAGCAAGATATTCTTGCAAATCTGCTAGATACGCTGAGTCGTTAAGCATTGATGAATCAATTTCAATTTCCTGAAATTTCGGATAAGTCGTATCCACGGGGAATGTTCTAAGTATTGGAATTTGTTTCTCCAGATTTCGAATTGATGTCCATAAATTTTTATAACGATTTAAAATATTTGATTTAAACTGAGCACTCTTTTTCAAATTATCGGGCAGCTGGGAACGAAGACTTTTATCATAATAATATTTTGCTGAATCAAAAATACCAACAACATTTTCTAAATAATTGGCAATCTCGTACTGTGCGATACCGGCTGTCTCTCTGGTTTGATAGGTTGTGTCAACTTTCACAAAATAATCAAGAGCTTTTGCGGTATCCTTCTCACTTAAGTACAAATAAGCATATTCAAGCTCGATATAATCTTTATATTCATCAAACAAAGATTCAGAGTAAAGATCCTTTAATATTTTCTTTGCCTCATCAATTCTATTCTTTTCTCTCAAGATTTTTGCAAACTCCAGTTGAGATTTGAAAATATAGTAATAGTCAGATGTATATTTTTTAACTTTTGAATAATTTTCAAGAGCTTGATCGAGCTGACCTAATTTTGCGTACGAATTTCCTATTTGCATCAAAACTTGAGCTCTTGCTTCATCATCATCTGAAATTTTTACAAATTCCTGACCAAGATTAATTATACCTTCATAATCATTCCGCTTAAAATAAATCTTAATTATTTCAAGAAGAGCAAGGCTCATAACCTCTTCTTCTTCTTGATCTTTTGCGTCTAAATAAATTTCGTTCAGAAGTTTTAATGCTCGGTCTGTTTCAATTGTTTGAGCATATGAGCGTGCGATCCATAATTTCGCTTCAAGTGCGTATTTACTATCAGGGAATGTTGCCAGCAGCTCAGAGAATTTTCTAATCGCACTTGGATATTCCCGCTGGTAATAATAAGCTTTGCCAATCATAAAAAGTGCATCATCAACCAAAGAGCTATTTTGATGATATTGAAGAATCTTTGAACATTTTTCGATTACTTGAACTAATTTGTTTGTAACATTTCCTGAAGGTGCAATTACTTTTGTGGTAAAAATGTCCTTTTGCTGTTTTAGTAGTTCTTGTTCAGCCTCAGAAAAAATTTTATTTGCATTATAGTAAATGTTGAAGTAAGTCGTAAAATTTTCAAATCCTTTTTTCAAAAAGTCTGTGACAGCACAGGAGCTAAAAAATAGTGATAATAAGAAAATTGGAAGGAATGATTTTAATCTATTCATTAATCGAACCAATATTTAATTATTTTGAAATAGAGTATCCAGATCGCATTTGTAATTAAGCATAATTTCAAAAAGCAAAAAGGTCCTTTTTATTGAATATTTAAATTTCAAAGTGCATTTTTCCCTGACTCTTCAGTCCTAATTCGAATTGCATCCTCAATAGTTGAAATAAAAATTTTTCCATCACCAATTTGACCAGTTTTTGCTGCACGAATAATTGTATTTACAACGGTTTCCTGCTGGGATTCAAGACAAACAATTTCAATCTTAATTTTTGGAACGAATTCAATTCTATATTCACTGCCACGATAAATTTCCGAGTGCCCTTTCTGTCTGCCGTAACCTCTAACTTCGGTGATTGTCAATCCCTGAATTCCTTCTTCAAGTAATGCATCTTTCACATCATCCAATTTAAAGGGTCTGATGATTGCTTCAATCTTTTTTAACTTATGAGACTGCATAAATTACCTCTCAATTATCTACCATGACAATGTTTATATTTTTTACCGCTTCCACAGGGACAAGGATCATTTCTTCCAATTTTTTCACCAACTCTGACCGGTTGTGGTTTACCGGCTGTCTGCGGTGACGATTGCACTGCTCCCTTTTCCTTCGCAACCTGTAAACCATCAACAGATTGATGAATTGTTTGAATTCTTTCAGGAACTCGTCTTCTTCTTTGCAGCTGTTCTGGAACTTCAGGGAACCATTTAAAGACGAATTTCAAACTTTCATCTCGAATTGCTACAAGCATATTCATAAATAATTCATAAGCTTCTGATTTATATTCAATCAATGGATCACGTTGACCGTAAGCACGAAGTCCAATTCCCTCTTTCAAATCGTCCATATCACGGAGATGTTCTTTCCATTTCTCATCGATTACACTCAGCACTGCAAATCTTTCAAGATTAGCCATTAATTCACTGCCGAGCATCTTTTCTTTTTTATTATAAAAATCAACCGCAGCTTGATAAATTTTTTCAGTCAAACCATCTTCACCAAGTTCTTGAAACAGCTGGGGAGTAATTTGAATATCAATTAAAAGATTTCTGATCAATTCTTCTCGTAACTGATCTATTTCTGCTTTTTCATAATACTTATGAACTGTGTCAGAAATAAATTCAAACAAATCTTCAAGTAATCTTCCTTTTAATCTTTCGCCCTTCAATGCCTGCATTCTCTTTGCGTAAATAACCTCACGCTGCGAGTTCATCACATTATCATATTCAAGGAGTCTCTTTCGAATGGCAAAATTATTTTCTTCAACTTTTTTTTGAGCTCTTTCAACGCTTCTTGTGATTAATGGATGAGTTATTACCTCACCTTCTTTGACACCTATTCGTTCCATAATTGAAGCAATTCGATCGCTGCCAAAGAGTCTCATTAAATCATCTTCAAGTGAGAGATAGAATTTCGAAGAACCTGGATCGCCCTGACGACCGGCACGACCTCTCAACTGACGATCAATTCTTCTTGATTCATGACGAGTTGTTCCAAGAATTGCAAGTCCACCGAGTTCTTTTACACCAGGACCAAGTTTAATGTCAGTTCCACGACCCGCCATATTTGTTGCAATTGTAACTGCGCCTCTCAATCCAGCATTAGCAATTATCTCTGCCTCACGTTGATGATGCTTTGCATTCAAAACATTATGAGGAATTCCTTTTCTTTTCAGCATTCTGCTCACGGTTTCAGATGCTTCTACCGAAGTTGTACCTACAAGGATAGGTCTGCCGATTTTGTGAAGTTCTTCAATTTCATCTAACAATGCATTGTATTTTTCGCGCATTGTTCTGTAAATAACATCATCATAATCAATTCTAATGCAGGGTTTATGGGTTGGAATAACTACAACATCAAGTTTGTATATTTCCCAGAATTCAGCGGCTTCTGTTTCTGCAGTACCGGTCATACCCGCAAGTTTTTTATAAAGCCTGAAATAATTTTGAAGAGTAATTGTGGCTAAAGTTTGAGTATCTTTTTCAACTTTTACATTTTCCTTTGCCTCGATTGCTTGATGCAAACCATCTGAATATCTTCTTCCTGGAAGTAAACGACCAGTAAATTCATCTACAATCATTACTTTGCCATCATCAGTCACAACATATTCAACATCTTTTTCATAAAGTGCATAAGCTCGGAGTAATTGCTGAACAGTGTGAATTCGATCGCTTCTTTCTGCATAAAGCTGATAAAGTTTATCTTTTCTTTTTGCTTTCTCTTCGATTGTTAGACTTTTATCATTTTCAATTTTGCTGATTTCAGTTCCAAGATCAGGAAGAACAAAAAAGTCTTTATCTTCATTGATGTTCGTAATAAACTCTCTACCTTTTTCTGTTAAATCAATAGAGTGATTTTTCTCATCAATTCGGAAATAAAGCTCATCGTCAATTTCGTGCATACGTTTTTCCTGCTCGCGCATATACTCGAGCTCGGTTTCCTGCATTAACTTTTTATTTGAAGGCTCGCTTAAAAGCTTCATTAATTTTTTGTTTTTTGGGTAACCACGATGAGCCCTTAAAAGCAATACTCCAGCTTTGTGATAGTCAGGTTCAGGTTTGTTTAATTCATCTTCTGCTTCTTGAACAATCTTAGCAACAAGTTGAGCCTGAGCACGGACAAGTCTTTCAACCCTGGGTTTTAATTCTGTGAATTTTTGTTCAGAACTCTCAACAGGTCCGCTGATAATCAAAGGTGTTCTCGCTTCATCAATTAAGACCGAATCAACTTCGTCAACGATAGCGTAATTATGTCCGCGTTGCACAACCCCATCTAATGAAATTGCCATATTATCTCGGAGATAATCAAAACCAAATTCGTTGTTGGTTCCGTAGGTTATATCGCACTGATACATTTTTTTTCTTTCTTCAGGCGACATATGATTAAGTATCACACCAACTGTTAAACCATGAAACTCAAAAATCTTACCCATCCATTCACGGTCACGCTGAGCCAGATAATCATTAACCGTTACAAGATGACAGCCGCGACCTGTCAATGCATTTAAGAACAAAGGCATCGTAGCTACAAGCGTTTTACCTTCACCAGTTGCCATTTCAGCAATCTTTCCCTGATGAAGCACAATTGCACCCATCAATTGCACATCGAATGGGATCATATCCCATGTGATTTTTCGACCAACAACTTCCCATGATTTACCAACGAGTCTTCGGCAGGTATCTTTCACTATTGCATATGCACGAGGCAGAAGTTCGTCGAGGACTTCTTCATAAGTTGCATCAAGCTCTTCGTTTAATTTTTCGAGTTCGTCGTAAATTTTTTGTTGTTCGTCAGCAGGCAGGTCTTCTTTAAGTCTTGCCTCAAGAGATTCAATCTGATTTCTTAAGTCCTGTGTTCTTTCGTTAATGATTTGTTTTAATTTTTGAGTTTCTGCTCTTAATTCATCATCAGTTAAATCTTTTAATGTCTCATAAATTTGATTAATTTCAGCAACAATGGGTTTTAATGCTTCGATATCTCTTTTATGCTTATCGCCAAAAATTTTCTTCAATAACTTTAACATTTTACCTCTTCAATATTTTGTTAAAACTAATTAAATGGGTTTTGAAAAACAATTTAAGTATAAAAATAAATTGACTGAATGCAATTTAAACCTATTAAACAAAAAGTTGAATGGAACTTTTGAGTTTTCAAATCTCAAAGCCCCATTTTTATTAATTTTTGCTCTATTACTTAGCAGATTAAAACAAAGTTTCATAAGCTCTCAATAAAACTTGATTTAAGAATATTTCGCTCAATGTTAGAAAAGTTTTCTATCACAATTACTAAATTTGCACGTGTTTAAAAAAGAGCTAAAAAAATATCTTTTAGAATTATCAGCCAGGTATTTTTCATCAGGCAAAGAAAAGTTAATCGCTCAAAACATAGATAAATTGCTTGATTCAATCTTTGTTTCCCAAAGAGTTATCAATAATCTTAAAAGAATTTCTGAGAGCGATTATTATAAGTCTGTTTATGCTGAAAAAGTTGAATCCTTTCTGATCTATCTTGAGGTCATTCTAAAAATCTCGGCTTATTCAAATTACTTAACCGATATCGTTGTTCGTAATCCTGAATTCCTAACAAGATTTCTATCATCAGATGAACTACAGAGAAATTTTTCCTCAGAAGATTACAGCGATGAGCTAAAATCACAGCTTCAGATTTTCAAATCTTTCGAAAAGAAAATTGATGCAATCAGGCGATTTAAAAGAATGCATATTCTAAGAATTGGATTGAGAGATATATTGAGACTTTGTGATATAGAACAATCGATGCTTGAATATTCTGAATTAACAAGAACAATTTTGGAAAATGTTTTTGAATTAGTCCTTTATCAACAAAAACAAAAAACGAATTTAGTATCGATACCCGAATATACACTGATTGCTCTTGGAAAATTTGGCGGTAATGAACTTAATTATAGTTCAGATGTCGATTTGATTTGCGTTTACGACAATCCAGAAGAAAAATTTAATTCAGAAGTGCTCGAATTTTATGATAAAGTTATTAAGGATTTCATTCAAGTTTGCAGTGAATTGAAAGATGGAAGCTCGCTTTACCGAATCGATTTTAGATTAAGACCTGATGGGAAATATTCACCTCTTGCTCGTTCGCTCGCTTACTATCAGATTTATTATGAAACTTATGGTCGAGACTGGGAAAGGCAAATGCTCTTAAAAATGAATTATTGCGCTGGGAGTAAAAAACTTTTTGATAAATTTTATTCAATGCTCCAAAACTTTGTTTCTCCCCGAACACTATTTGAGCCACCCCAATCTTTCGTTAAAAAATTCAGAGAAATTCAAAAAGAAAAATTCGATCAGGAAAGTTTATCAAAAAATTTAAAACATTTTGAAGGCGGAATTCGAGATGTAGAATTTTCAATTCAGGTAATTCAATTACTTCGAGGCGGGAAATTAGTTGAATTACGAACGCCGAATACAATTGAAGCAATTCAAATGCTCCAGAAAAATAAACTAATTCAGCCAAAACAAGCCAGAGAGTTGATTGATGCTTACAAGTTTTTAAGAAGAATTGAAAATTTTATTCAATTGATGGATGATCGTCAAACTCACTCAATTCCAGATGATGAAGACAAATTGCAAAACTTAATCAAATTTCTTGGTTTCAAATCCATAAGTGAGTTTAATAAAAAGCTTGATCAAACAAGGAAACTTGTTAGAGAACACCACGATCAGGTATTTGAATTTTATGGTGACGAAGAAG
Protein-coding sequences here:
- the secA gene encoding preprotein translocase subunit SecA encodes the protein MLKLLKKIFGDKHKRDIEALKPIVAEINQIYETLKDLTDDELRAETQKLKQIINERTQDLRNQIESLEARLKEDLPADEQQKIYDELEKLNEELDATYEEVLDELLPRAYAIVKDTCRRLVGKSWEVVGRKITWDMIPFDVQLMGAIVLHQGKIAEMATGEGKTLVATMPLFLNALTGRGCHLVTVNDYLAQRDREWMGKIFEFHGLTVGVILNHMSPEERKKMYQCDITYGTNNEFGFDYLRDNMAISLDGVVQRGHNYAIVDEVDSVLIDEARTPLIISGPVESSEQKFTELKPRVERLVRAQAQLVAKIVQEAEDELNKPEPDYHKAGVLLLRAHRGYPKNKKLMKLLSEPSNKKLMQETELEYMREQEKRMHEIDDELYFRIDEKNHSIDLTEKGREFITNINEDKDFFVLPDLGTEISKIENDKSLTIEEKAKRKDKLYQLYAERSDRIHTVQQLLRAYALYEKDVEYVVTDDGKVMIVDEFTGRLLPGRRYSDGLHQAIEAKENVKVEKDTQTLATITLQNYFRLYKKLAGMTGTAETEAAEFWEIYKLDVVVIPTHKPCIRIDYDDVIYRTMREKYNALLDEIEELHKIGRPILVGTTSVEASETVSRMLKRKGIPHNVLNAKHHQREAEIIANAGLRGAVTIATNMAGRGTDIKLGPGVKELGGLAILGTTRHESRRIDRQLRGRAGRQGDPGSSKFYLSLEDDLMRLFGSDRIASIMERIGVKEGEVITHPLITRSVERAQKKVEENNFAIRKRLLEYDNVMNSQREVIYAKRMQALKGERLKGRLLEDLFEFISDTVHKYYEKAEIDQLREELIRNLLIDIQITPQLFQELGEDGLTEKIYQAAVDFYNKKEKMLGSELMANLERFAVLSVIDEKWKEHLRDMDDLKEGIGLRAYGQRDPLIEYKSEAYELFMNMLVAIRDESLKFVFKWFPEVPEQLQRRRRVPERIQTIHQSVDGLQVAKEKGAVQSSPQTAGKPQPVRVGEKIGRNDPCPCGSGKKYKHCHGR